A region of the Candidatus Zixiibacteriota bacterium genome:
CACTTCAAAGCGGAACTCCCATTTATCTGTCTTACTAAGCATGGTGGTTTGATAAAATTCTAATTCAGTCGCTCCCTTAGGCATGGTCATATATTGATAAGTCCAGACATAGTTTCGTCTGTCCGCCATCGAACTGGAGGTTAAAATCAATATAAGGAGAACGGTTGAAAGGACTGACCGGCGCATATATGCTCCTTTTAGACTTTGTCTAACATTAAGCAATTATTAATCTTACGCCCGGATTAAAAACCGGACAAAAATACTCTAATTAACCTTCCAGTCAATAGAAATCTCGCCTTCAGAGAAAAAATGACAAAAATATGATATTTTTCTGTTGACAGCCGATATATGGAGTAGTATAATATACGAGTATATGGTCAACTATTCAATAAATATGGCACTATGATATATTCACCAACCGCCCAGCATGCCTTAAGGGCTCTCATATTTCTGGCGCGCGACAATGGCGCCAAACCAATTCGAGTGACCGAGATTGCCGCCGCCGAAGCAATCCCAAAGCAGTTTCTCTCAAAGATTCTTCATAGCCTTCGCAACAAGGGATTGGTCAAGGCGACCAAAGGACCGGGCGGTGGATATATGCTGGCAAAGCCATCATCAGAGATAACGATCTGGAATGTGGTGGAAGCGATTGACGGGCTGCAGAATCTGGAGAATCGCTGTATTCTCGGCCTGCGCGAATGCACCGACACCGGCTCCTGCGCCCTGCATGACCAGTGGAAAAGGCTCCGGGAAGAATTTACGCGCACCATCGGCTCCATGACCCTGGAGCGAGCCTCAAAAGAGAGTAAGTAGGTTTTTTTGATACAAATTCAACCAAATCATGACAGACAACCATTAAATAATAGATGAATATACGGTCAACTAATCATTCAATCTTTCTGGTGAGGAGGTTTATTATGTTAAACCAAAAATTATCCGGGCTTTGCGCGTCGCTTTTCCTGGCGATTCTTGTCGCTTTACTGGCTTATGCGCCGGCATCTGCTCATTGCGACACATATGATGGTCCGGTTGTCAAGGATGCCCGCCTGGCTTTTGAAGAAGGTGATGTTACTCCGGTGCTGAAATGGGTTGGCGCCAAGCACGAGGCGGAGATTCGGAGCCTTTTTGAGCAGACTATATCAGTTGCTAAACTGGGTGAAGAAGCCAAGTCTCTGGCGCAAAGATATTTCTTCGAAACTCTCGTCCGTCTGCATCGGGAAGGGGAGGGGGCGCCGTACACCGGTCTGAAACCGTCAGGTACCCCGCTGGAGCCGGGGATAGAGGAAGCGGAGGAGGCGCTGACGTCAAAGTCCGCCGGTTCTCTTCTCCAATCGCTGAACGCCGCCTTAACAGCCGGCATCAATGAAAGATTCGCGCATGCTCTGGAAACGCGAGAGCATGCCGGGCATACGGTCGAAGCCGGACGGGAATATGTCGCCACTTATATTGAATTTATCCACTATGTCGAGCGGCTGCATCAGGCGCTGACCACTCCGGCGGCACACCACGATGCATCGGAAAAGAGCGCAGTCGAGCATAAACATTAACACCAATAGGTTTGGAGGCAATAGATGAATCCTTTACAGATGCTACAGAATGAGCATCGCCTGATAGAAAAGGTGATTGCGGCATTGGAGAACTATGTGGCGGCGGTGCATGACGGCGAACAGGTTGAGCGTGAAGACCTGAAAAAATTTGTCGGCTTCATACGCACTTTCGCCGACTCCTGCCACCACGGCAAAGAAGAAGATATTCTTTTCTCTACGATGGTGGAGCATGGTTTCTCCCGCGAATATGGTCCGGTGGCGGTGATGTTGATGGAGCATCAGGAAGGGCGGCGCCTTATCGGCATACTCCGCGAAAAAGCGGAGCAAACGGCGGCATGGTCGGCGGAAGACCGCCTGGCGATTGCGCAGGCGGCAAACTCTTATGCCGCGCTTCTGAGGAATCATATTATGAAAGAGGATAATATCCTTTATCCGGCCGCGGCGATGAATCTTCCGCAGGAACTTCTTGAAAATATGGGGGAACAGTTTGAACGATTCGAGGAAGAGAAAACCGGTCCCGGCGAGCACGAGAAGTTTCATGCTCTCGCCGACAGTCTGGTGGAAAAATATGCTCCGAATTACTTTGCCCATATAGACGAGAATTCCGAAACACCCAACTGTCATAACTGTCATTAAAGAGAGGACTTTATGACGTCAAAACTTGCCAAGTCAATTTTCTATGTCGGCACTCTCAGTTCGGCGCTTCTCTTTCTGGTGCTGACCTGGGATACTCACAATCAGGTGCATGCCCTGACCAACGCCGACCGTCTCTCCGACGATGTCGTGGAAGGGAAGCGGGTCTTTCAGAAATATAACTGCAATGACTGCCACACCATTCTCGGATTTGGCGGTTATTATGCTCCCGACCTGACCCGTGTCTATGACCGTCGCGGCGAAAACTATATCCGCGGCGTGGTGGCGCAGCCGGAACTGATTCTGGCTAATTCTTTTCGCAAGATGCCGCATCAGAATCTTTCCGCACAGGAAATCGACCGCCTGGTCGATTTCTTCCGCTGGGTAAATGATATCGACACTCAGGATTGGCCCCCGCAGGACTCCAAGAAACGTCGCAGCACCGAAAGCAAACGTCTTATCGGCGGCTCGGCCATGACCCCCGGCGCGGCTCTCTTTAAGGGTCAGGGATGTATCGCCTGCCACTCCATAGGCGGAGTCGGCGGCGACTCCGGTCCGGCTCTGGATGATACCGGCGCGCGGATGAGCTTGGAGCAGATTCGTCAGTACATATATGACCCGGCTTCGGTAAATCCGCAGACCAATATGCCGGGATATCAGGAGATGACACCGTCTGACCTGGATGCCCTGGCTGATTTTCTTGCCCGTCAGAAAGGAGAGACGCAATGATACCGTATAAATCGCAGCGAGTCGCCTATCCGTACTTTGTGGTGGCGTTGCTTCTCTTTGGACTGCAGGTTCTAATGGGACTCTGGCTGGCAATCAATTACGCTTTCACCCTTCCTCAGAGCCTGGTCGATATCTTCCCTTTCTCCACCGCCCGGGCTTTTCATACCAACCTGCTGGTGCTCTGGATGCTTCTGGGCTTTATGGGGGGAACCTATTTTATGGTTCCCGAAGAGAGCAAATCGGAGTTGTTCAGCACTAAACTGGCTTATCTGCAGCTGATAATTCTGGTCGGCACCGGCGTTACCGCCCTGGTCGGTTTTCTTTTCGGCTGGACACAGGGAAAGCCGCTTCTGGAGATTCCCTTGGAACTGGACTTGCTCATTGTTGTCGGCGCCCTGATATTTCTTTTCAATGTCGCCGCCACTATGATTAAGGCGAAAAACTGGACCATGATTCAGGGGACACTCCTGGGCGGACTGGTAATGCTTGCCCTGCTCTATCTTTTCGGGCTTCCCTTCTACAAAAATCTCTCTATCGATTGGTACTATTGGTGGTGGGTAATCCATCTCTGGG
Encoded here:
- a CDS encoding Rrf2 family transcriptional regulator — protein: MIYSPTAQHALRALIFLARDNGAKPIRVTEIAAAEAIPKQFLSKILHSLRNKGLVKATKGPGGGYMLAKPSSEITIWNVVEAIDGLQNLENRCILGLRECTDTGSCALHDQWKRLREEFTRTIGSMTLERASKESK
- a CDS encoding DUF6448 family protein; protein product: MLNQKLSGLCASLFLAILVALLAYAPASAHCDTYDGPVVKDARLAFEEGDVTPVLKWVGAKHEAEIRSLFEQTISVAKLGEEAKSLAQRYFFETLVRLHREGEGAPYTGLKPSGTPLEPGIEEAEEALTSKSAGSLLQSLNAALTAGINERFAHALETREHAGHTVEAGREYVATYIEFIHYVERLHQALTTPAAHHDASEKSAVEHKH
- a CDS encoding hemerythrin domain-containing protein, which produces MNPLQMLQNEHRLIEKVIAALENYVAAVHDGEQVEREDLKKFVGFIRTFADSCHHGKEEDILFSTMVEHGFSREYGPVAVMLMEHQEGRRLIGILREKAEQTAAWSAEDRLAIAQAANSYAALLRNHIMKEDNILYPAAAMNLPQELLENMGEQFERFEEEKTGPGEHEKFHALADSLVEKYAPNYFAHIDENSETPNCHNCH
- a CDS encoding c-type cytochrome, coding for MTSKLAKSIFYVGTLSSALLFLVLTWDTHNQVHALTNADRLSDDVVEGKRVFQKYNCNDCHTILGFGGYYAPDLTRVYDRRGENYIRGVVAQPELILANSFRKMPHQNLSAQEIDRLVDFFRWVNDIDTQDWPPQDSKKRRSTESKRLIGGSAMTPGAALFKGQGCIACHSIGGVGGDSGPALDDTGARMSLEQIRQYIYDPASVNPQTNMPGYQEMTPSDLDALADFLARQKGETQ